One part of the Anopheles coustani chromosome 2, idAnoCousDA_361_x.2, whole genome shotgun sequence genome encodes these proteins:
- the LOC131266873 gene encoding CTD nuclear envelope phosphatase 1 homolog isoform X1, producing the protein MPMLSQFQMNFRAFLVLASKVWTCICYMFNRQVRAFVQHQPVKYQLFPLSPVSRHRLSMVQRKTLVLDLDETLIHSHHDAMPRNTVKPGTPHDFTVKVTIDRHPVRFFVHKRPHVDYFLDIVSQWYDLVVFTASMEIYGAAVADKLDNGRNILRRRYYRQHCTPDFGSYTKDLSAICSDLNRIFIIDNSPGAYRCFPNNAIPIKSWFSDPMDICLLSLLPLLDALRFTNDVRSVLSRNLHLHRLW; encoded by the exons ATGCCAATGTTGTCACAATTTCAAATGAACTTTCGCGCGTTTCTCGTTCTGGCGTCGAAGGTATGGACGTGTATCTGCTACATGTTCAACCGGCAGGTTCGGGCG TTTGTACAGCATCAACCGGTGAAATACCAGCTGTTTCCCCTGTCGCCGGTTTCGCGGCACCGGCTGAGCATGGTCCAGCGGAAGACGCTCGTGCTGGACCTGGACGAGACGCTGATACACTCGCACCACGACGCGATGCCCAGGAATACGGTCAAGCCCGGCACGCCGCACGACTTCACGGTCAAGGTGACGATCGACAGGCACCCGGTGCGCTTCTTCGTGCACAAGCGACCCCACGTCGACTACTTCCTAGACATT GTCTCCCAATGGTACGATCTGGTGGTGTTTACGGCCAGCATGGAAATCTACGGTGCAGCAGTTGCCGATAAGCTCGACAATGGTCGCAACATCCTCAGACGGCGCTACTACCGCCAGCACTGTACGCCCGACTTTGGCTCGTACACGAAGGACCTGTCGGCGATATGTAGCGATCTGAATAGA ATATTCATCATAGACAATTCACCCGGTGCATACCGATGTTTTCCTAACAACGCCATACCGATCAAGTCCTGGTTCTCCGACCCGATGGACATCTGCCTGCTGTCACTGTTGCCGCTGCTGGACGCGCTTCGATTTACGAACGACGTACGGTCGGTGCTGTCACGCAACCTACACCTTCACCGTTTGTGGTAG
- the LOC131262196 gene encoding uncharacterized protein LOC131262196, producing MNGALEPIFSYAKALGWRGRIFSAFGFLLATEAVYEVYLFVQEAIRKRKSIKEICEVRFMNRINAADCSPNLSDMKFANVSYLVSYIDRAQESICLSMYILTLMDVRLALLRARKERNVTVRVVCCESMVYNEGSQTRHLDEDCFVRFKVNSEYLMHHKFCLLDTEWLCAECLVKEHRQLAGTIRREMQFTLFDRALFDDMEGLKKAFGSSCAVCDNGKRKKRPNSVSNPLPKGGMLITGSANWTVPALSVHWDNMIFTSIPAMVRPFAVEFQRQWYELSDCEKHC from the exons ATGAACGGTGCTTTGGAACCAATCTTCTCGTACGCCAAAGCCCTAGGATGGCGCGGAAGAATATTTTCAGCATTTGGATTCCTACTAGCCACAGAAGCGGTCTACGAGGTGTATCTGTTTGTGCAGGAGGCAATAAGAAAGCGGAAATCTATCAAGGAAATATGTGAGGTGCGGTTCATGAACAGGATAAACGCGGCCGATTGCTCCCCGAATTTGTCGGACATGAAGTTCGCGAACGTTTCCTATCTGGTTAGCTACATCGATCGGGCACAGGAATCTATCTGCCTGTCCATGTACATTTTAACGCTGATGGACGTACGTCTCGCCCTGCTTCGGGCaagaaaggaaaggaacgTTACTGTCCGCGTGGTGTGCTGTGAATCGATGGTGTACAACGAAGGTTCACAGACGCGTCATTTGGATGAAG atTGTTTCGTACGCTTCAAAGTGAACAGCGAGTATCTTATGCACCACAAGTTTTGCTTGCTGGACACCGAGTGGTTGTGTGCCGAGTGTCTTGTTAAAGAGCATCGTCAGCTGGCCGGCACAATACGGAGGGAGATGCAATTTACGCTGTTCGATAGGGCACTTTTTGACGACATGGAAGGGCTGAAAAAAGCTTTCGGCAGCTCGTGTGCAGTTTGTGATAACGGTAAACGTAAAAAGCGCCCGAATTCCGTCAGCAATCCACTGCCGAAAGGTGGAATGCTTATTACCGGCTCGGCTAACTGGACAGTGCCGGCATTGAGCGTACACTGGGACAATATGATTTTTACATCCATACCTGCCATGGTGCGACCATTTGCAGTCGAATTTCAACGGCAGTGGTACGAATTGAGTGATTGCGAGAAACATtgttaa
- the LOC131266871 gene encoding peroxisomal membrane protein PEX14 isoform X1 translates to MSDGANEGADGGPPAQPVLSAVASVTTMDTSEPATVPPPLPPREHLIVTAIKFLNNPNVVRSAINKKQAFLRSKGLTEDEIQIACERAGVFTADPAALPTQTVISMGVESSGASFPKSSYQVQPRQNFLTRMKDMLSSVAMLSGLMYGVYMFYKKFIEPLLFRTKKKKSVTEQLTELNQSVNTKIDTLNGELTKIKEELNRVNQLHANMKELNNFKGDLDSIKGLLLNRKQFAAPNLPIVPPSIPAWQLRSQQHQPPSSEGEHDKNDDNDTGSGSGSSENDVVLKNSDSSLEIIS, encoded by the exons ATGAGCGATGGAGCCAACGAAGGTGCAGATGGTGGACCACCGGCCCAACCAGTACTATCCGCAGTGGCCAGCGTTACAACGATGGACACCAGTGAACCGGCCACAGTACCTCCGCCACTACCACCAAGAGAGCATTTG ATTGTTACCGCCATCAAGTTCCTCAACAACCCGAACGTAGTTCGTAGTGCCATAAACAAGAAGCAAGCATTTCTTCGGTCGAAGGGTCTAACGGAGGATGAAATTCAAATCGCATGCGAACGGGCCGGAGTGTTCACGGCGGACCCTGCCGCGCTGCCGACACAGACCGTCATCAGTATGGGCGTGGAGTCCAGTGGGGCCAGCTTTCCAAAGTCCAGCTACCAAGTACAGCCCCGACAAAATTTCCTCACCCGCATGAAGGACATGCTAAGTTCGGTTGCCATGCTTAGTGGACTGATGTACGGGGTCTATATGTTCTACAAG AAATTTATAGAACCCCTGCTGTTCCgaaccaagaagaagaaaagcgtTACCGAGCAACTGACCGAGCTAAATCAGTCGGTAAACACGAAAATAGACACGCTGAACGGCGAGCTGACGAAGATTAAGGAGGAACTGAACCGGGTGAATCAATTGCACGCGAACATGAAGGAACTGAATAATTTCAAGGGCGATTTAGACTCCATCAAGGGTCTATTACTGAACAG GAAACAATTTGCGGCACCAAATCTTCCGATCGTTCCACCGTCGATTCCTGCCTGGCAACTGCGTtcccagcagcaccagccgcCAAGCAGTGAGGGCGAGCACGATAAGAACGACGACAACGATACCGGTTCCGGATCGGGCTCGAGCGAAAACGATGTGGTGCTGAAGAACAGTGATAGCAGCCTGGAGATTAT ATCGTAA
- the LOC131262195 gene encoding protein SHQ1 homolog — MSDSVKFSISLDPKHAVVILEVPELDVEHESNLVLDVYPRECIFTAAPYHARITLDADVTPGKAFPDKIDYEKNTVTFRIPLESVATKTEPPKNLFHYGFGQLYHGPLVLESSQELRMLAHPELYSLTDRMQLMRKAEVKDFQCEHYGMDHIQFQIDKLGLTLEGSPSAPKLSDDQSYRIRVIVEEKQRQPELYTAIEDHRAILLGLIDILLAICYDRLTNGNELNEANSHINIQRISATLSFFVEFDSVEELLRSFYRRSCTYPFYRNKEISKACVNRLLTSAESFNIREWIKHELMFAYDAFKATDCAVMNHYYVKDYLRYLELALNDKLLEECLKDLEKLLAEVHQESLGFGEDETVQQLLMEIMGEEDSDSTDSDDSDSNDDEVGSSDSEADSVVEDENPNENVLEKLMNLKLSG, encoded by the exons ATGAGCGATAGTGTAAAGTTTAGCATATCGCTCGATCCCAAGCATGCAGTGGTGATACTAGAAGTCCCTGAACTAGATGTGGAACACGAGAGTAATCTGGTCCTCGATGTTTACCCTCGGGAATGCATCTTTACGGCTGCTCCATATCATGCAAG aATTACTCTAGACGCAGACGTAACACCAGGGAAAGCATTCCCAGATAAAATAGATTACGAGAAGAACACAGTTACCTTCCGAATCCCGCTAGAGTCGGTAGCAACAAAAACTGAACCACCAAAGAATTTATTTCACTATGGATTTGGCCAACTTTATCATGGACCCCTTGTGCTG GAAAGTAGTCAGGAGCTGCGAATGCTAGCTCATCCCGAGCTTTATTCCTTAACGGATCGGATGCAGTTGATGCGCAAGGCAGAAGTAAAAGACTTCCAATGCGAACACTATGGAATGGATCACATTCAGTTTCAAATCGACAAGCTTGGTCTTACCCTGGAAGGATCTCCTTCGGCACCTAAACTGTCCGACGACCAAAGCTATCGCATTCGAGTGATAGTCGAGGAAAAGCAACGCCAACCAGAGCTATATACAGCGATCGAAGATCATCGGGCAATACTGCTTGGATTGATTGATATATTACTTGCGATTTGCTACGATCGCTTAACGAATGGCAACGAACTCAACGAAGCCAATTCGCATATCAACATACAACGGATATCTGCAACACTGTCGTTTTTCGTTGAGTTTGACAGCGTTGAAGAACTGTTGCGATCGTTTTATCGAAGATCATGCACGTATCCGTTCTACAGGAACAAGGAAATTTCTAAAGCGTGTGTGAACCGATTGCTTACCAGTGCAGAATCGTTTAATATACGAGAGTGGATTAAACATGAGCTCATGTTTGCATACGACGCATTTAAAGCAACAGATTGTGCAGTCATGAATCATTATTATGTTAAAGATTATCTTCGCTACTTAGAACTCGCATTGAACGACAAGTTGCTAGAAGAATGTTTGAAAGACTTGGAAAAA TTGCTTGCTGAAGTGCATCAGGAAAGCCTGGGCTTTGGTGAGGACGAAACAGTACAACAACTTTTGATGGAAATCATGGGAGAAGAAGATTCGGATTCGACGGACTCGGACGATTCTGACTCAAACGACGATGAAGTGGGAAGTAGTGATTCCGAAGCTGATTCAGTTGTAGAAGATGAAAACCCTAACGAGAATGTGCTGGAAAAATTAATGAACTTGAAGTTATCGGGATAG
- the LOC131266871 gene encoding peroxisomal membrane protein PEX14 isoform X2 gives MSDGANEGADGGPPAQPVLSAVASVTTMDTSEPATVPPPLPPREHLIVTAIKFLNNPNVVRSAINKKQAFLRSKGLTEDEIQIACERAGVFTADPAALPTQTVISMGVESSGASFPKSSYQVQPRQNFLTRMKDMLSSVAMLSGLMYGVYMFYKKFIEPLLFRTKKKKSVTEQLTELNQSVNTKIDTLNGELTKIKEELNRVNQLHANMKELNNFKGDLDSIKGLLLNRKQFAAPNLPIVPPSIPAWQLRSQQHQPPSSEGEHDKNDDNDTGSGSGSSENDVVLKNSDSSLEIM, from the exons ATGAGCGATGGAGCCAACGAAGGTGCAGATGGTGGACCACCGGCCCAACCAGTACTATCCGCAGTGGCCAGCGTTACAACGATGGACACCAGTGAACCGGCCACAGTACCTCCGCCACTACCACCAAGAGAGCATTTG ATTGTTACCGCCATCAAGTTCCTCAACAACCCGAACGTAGTTCGTAGTGCCATAAACAAGAAGCAAGCATTTCTTCGGTCGAAGGGTCTAACGGAGGATGAAATTCAAATCGCATGCGAACGGGCCGGAGTGTTCACGGCGGACCCTGCCGCGCTGCCGACACAGACCGTCATCAGTATGGGCGTGGAGTCCAGTGGGGCCAGCTTTCCAAAGTCCAGCTACCAAGTACAGCCCCGACAAAATTTCCTCACCCGCATGAAGGACATGCTAAGTTCGGTTGCCATGCTTAGTGGACTGATGTACGGGGTCTATATGTTCTACAAG AAATTTATAGAACCCCTGCTGTTCCgaaccaagaagaagaaaagcgtTACCGAGCAACTGACCGAGCTAAATCAGTCGGTAAACACGAAAATAGACACGCTGAACGGCGAGCTGACGAAGATTAAGGAGGAACTGAACCGGGTGAATCAATTGCACGCGAACATGAAGGAACTGAATAATTTCAAGGGCGATTTAGACTCCATCAAGGGTCTATTACTGAACAG GAAACAATTTGCGGCACCAAATCTTCCGATCGTTCCACCGTCGATTCCTGCCTGGCAACTGCGTtcccagcagcaccagccgcCAAGCAGTGAGGGCGAGCACGATAAGAACGACGACAACGATACCGGTTCCGGATCGGGCTCGAGCGAAAACGATGTGGTGCTGAAGAACAGTGATAGCAGCCTGGAGATTATGTAA
- the LOC131265111 gene encoding UDP-glycosyltransferase UGT5-like yields MLKWMKTTFLVLAIACAIGLPSTTDGARILGIFPTSARSHYIVGSALMKELARRGHQVTVINPFPQKKPLENYRDIDVSVEEDIIKELIPNMFDMADQSVWEGITMTYKFGHMITNFTLQHPNVIKLINSNEQFDLVVLESFLNDAHLGFVHRFKAPCVAVSTFGASRWTNEMVGTPSPTSYVPHPFLSFTDRMSFVQRVGNMLMTILDAALGQILDFPVQSAMYEAAFPGPKPPLEHLRKHSVSLVLLNQHLSLSYPRPYVPNMIEVGGMHVNRKPKPLPEDIKSILDGSPQGVIYFSMGSNIKSSQLPVEKREAILRVFAKLKQTVLWKWEDETLPNRPKNVIVKAWWPQDDVLAHPNVRLFITHGGLLSTTEAMYHGVPVIGIPVFGDQYLNMGKAERTGYGIQLPYQEISEERLSKAINEILNNEKYKTVAGTISARYRDQPQNPLDLAVFWVEYVIRHRGAEHLKSAGQELGFLQYHGIDVLATIFGGPLLFAYLLIKLLCGGRSKNAKVKTSADSKKKRN; encoded by the exons atgttaaagtgGATGAAAACGACGTTTTTGGTGTTGGCGATCGCATGTGCGATCGGTCTACCTTCGACCACGGATGGTGCTCGGATTCTGGGCATCTTTCCTACCTCTGCTCGTTCGCATTACATCGTTGGATCGGCGCTGATGAAGGAATTGGCCCGACGTGGTCACCAG GTTACTGTTATCAACCCGTTCCCGCAGAAGAAACCGCTGGAAAATTACCGCGATATTGATGTGTCCGTAGAAGAGGATATTATAAAGG AATTGATACCCAACATGTTCGACATGGCCGACCAAAGCGTGTGGGAAGGCATAACGATGACGTACAAGTTCGGGCATATGATAACAAATTTCACGCTGCAGCATCCGAACGTCATCAAACTGATCAACTCGAACGAACAGTTTGATCTAGTAGTCCTGGAGAGTTTTCTGAACGATGCACACTTAG GTTTTGTGCATCGCTTCAAGGCGCCCTGTGTGGCCGTGTCGACCTTCGGTGCATCCCGGTGGACAAACGAAATGGTCGGTACGCCCTCGCCTACCTCCTACGTACCGCATCCGTTCCTAAGCTTCACCGACCGGATGTCGTTTGTCCAGCGTGTCGGTAACATGTTGATGACAATACTTGACGCCGCTCTCGGGCAAATCCTGGACTTCCCGGTACAGAGCGCGATGTACGAGGCGGCGTTCCCCGGGCCGAAACCTCCACTGGAGCATCTTCGGAAGCATTCCGTGTCGCTGGTTCTGCTCAATCAGCACCTCAGTCTCAGCTATCCGCGCCCGTACGTGCCAAACATGATCGAGGTCGGTGGAATGCACGTCAACCGCAAGCCAAAACCGCTACCCGAAGACATCAAGTCGATTCTGGACGGTTCGCCACAGGGTGTTATCTACTTCTCGATGGGCTCGAACATCAAGAGCAGCCAGCTACCGGTGGAGAAACGGGAAGCAATCCTGCGTGTGTTTGCCAAGCTGAAACAGACGGTCTTGTGGAAATGGGAGGATGAGACACTCCCTAATCGACCGAAAAATGTGATCGTGAAGGCATGGTGGCCGCAGGATGACGTTCTGGCACACCCGAACGTACGGTTGTTTATCACGCACGGCGGTCTGCTCAGCACAACTGAGGCGATGTACCACGGCGTGCCGGTGATCGGCATTCCGGTATTCGGTGATCAATATCTAAACATGGGTAAAGCGGAACGGACCGGCTACGGGATACAATTGCCGTATCAAGAAATCTCTGAGGAACGCCTATCGAAAGCCATCAACGAGATTTTGAATAATGAAAAGTACAAAACCGTGGCCGGTACCATTTCTGCGCGTTACCGTGATCAGCCACAGAATCCGTTGGATTTGGCCGTCTTTTGGGTAGAGTACGTTATTCGGCATCGGGGTGCCGAACACCTGAAATCGGCCGGCCAGGAGCTGGGCTTCCTGCAGTACCATGGGATCGATGTACTGGCCACTATCTTTGGTGGACCGCTATTGTTCGCTTATCTATTGATTAAACTGTTGTGTGGAGGGCGATCGAAGAACGCAAAGGTGAAGACCTCTGCTGACTCCAAGAAGAAACGAAATTAA
- the LOC131266873 gene encoding CTD nuclear envelope phosphatase 1 homolog isoform X2, protein MPMLSQFQMNFRAFLVLASKVWTCICYMFNRQVRAHQPVKYQLFPLSPVSRHRLSMVQRKTLVLDLDETLIHSHHDAMPRNTVKPGTPHDFTVKVTIDRHPVRFFVHKRPHVDYFLDIVSQWYDLVVFTASMEIYGAAVADKLDNGRNILRRRYYRQHCTPDFGSYTKDLSAICSDLNRIFIIDNSPGAYRCFPNNAIPIKSWFSDPMDICLLSLLPLLDALRFTNDVRSVLSRNLHLHRLW, encoded by the exons ATGCCAATGTTGTCACAATTTCAAATGAACTTTCGCGCGTTTCTCGTTCTGGCGTCGAAGGTATGGACGTGTATCTGCTACATGTTCAACCGGCAGGTTCGGGCG CATCAACCGGTGAAATACCAGCTGTTTCCCCTGTCGCCGGTTTCGCGGCACCGGCTGAGCATGGTCCAGCGGAAGACGCTCGTGCTGGACCTGGACGAGACGCTGATACACTCGCACCACGACGCGATGCCCAGGAATACGGTCAAGCCCGGCACGCCGCACGACTTCACGGTCAAGGTGACGATCGACAGGCACCCGGTGCGCTTCTTCGTGCACAAGCGACCCCACGTCGACTACTTCCTAGACATT GTCTCCCAATGGTACGATCTGGTGGTGTTTACGGCCAGCATGGAAATCTACGGTGCAGCAGTTGCCGATAAGCTCGACAATGGTCGCAACATCCTCAGACGGCGCTACTACCGCCAGCACTGTACGCCCGACTTTGGCTCGTACACGAAGGACCTGTCGGCGATATGTAGCGATCTGAATAGA ATATTCATCATAGACAATTCACCCGGTGCATACCGATGTTTTCCTAACAACGCCATACCGATCAAGTCCTGGTTCTCCGACCCGATGGACATCTGCCTGCTGTCACTGTTGCCGCTGCTGGACGCGCTTCGATTTACGAACGACGTACGGTCGGTGCTGTCACGCAACCTACACCTTCACCGTTTGTGGTAG